The nucleotide window AGAATTGACGGTATCTTTAACATAACAACAAAAGACGGCTACAAGCTCAGAGTTATGGGTATGGTCATAGCAATAAGAAGAATCCAGACAAGCCAGGAGAGAGCCATTAGAGAAATAATGGAGAACATAATCCGCAAGAAGGCAGAAGAGCTCAACTTCACGGACTTTGTGCTGGAAGCAGTTAACGGAAAGATGGCCGCTGAGATAGCAAAGGAAGCCAGAAAGATATACCCACTTAAGAAGGCTGAGATAAGGAAGATAAAGGTTCTTGCAGAACCAGAGGCCTGATTATTTCTCTTTTCTCTTAGCTTTTGGTGGTTTTTATGAAGTTTTTAATTAAAACTCAACGGGGAATGGAAGCCGTTGCTGCCAATTACATTAAGGATGTTCTTGATGATGCTAAAGTTTGGATAGCTCCTCATGGGTATTCCGGTCTTGTTCTTGTGGAAACCGAAGATAAAGATGCAGAACAAAAGTTTTTTGAGATTCCTGAGATAGAGAGAGCCATTCCCGTGCTCTTCGAAGTGCCCGCCACGATTGAAGACATCTTAAGTGTTTCGGAGCAAATAGCAGCACACATAAAAGAAGGAGAGAGCTTTGCCGTAAAAACTAAGAGACGAGGAAGCCACAAGTTCTCAAGTGTCGACGTCAACGTAGCCCTCGGGGGGAAAATAAAAGAGCTTACAAACGCCGAAGTCGACTTAACTTTTCCCGATAAAACTGTTTTAGTTGAAATCATTGGGGATAGAGCTTACATCTCCATCACCGGAAAAGAGGAGTGGAAAAAATTTACTCCTAACAAAATAGACGCAAGAAAGCTCTTTAAAAAAGTTACAATAGTTCAGATGCCATACTGGGGCGATTACACAGCTTGCAGGAATTTTGGTGAGAAAATTGGTAGAGCTGCCCAGGCTTTTGAAGTTAGAGAGCTTATCATAGCACCCAAAGAGAAAATGAACGCTTATGAGTTAATGGAATTCATAAAGGGGGTAAAAGTCGGCCAAGAGTCCAGATACCAGATTCAGCGGGAGGCGTACCCCTGGAAGGTAGAAAAAGTTCCAGTTAGCGTGTGGGACCTTTATCAGGTCATAAGGGACAAAAGGAGGAACAAAAGGTTGCTCATAATCACCGACCCAAAAGGGCACAGTGTTTCTGAAGTAAAAGAAAACCTTGCAAAAGACATCCACTATGCAAAAGAAGTGGTTGTTTTTATAGGATCAAGAGAAGGTATCCCTAGAGGGCTTTTTAGATACGCAGACTATGTCATTGATCTCGCACCTTACATGACCTTTGCAACAGAACACGGAATTCCAGCCGCTCTAATTGCTCTCTGGACTATCTATGAGGAAGAATTAAGGAAAAAGGAAGAGCAAGGGTAGCTCAGATCCTAAGGTCGTCATCACGACTCAGCAATCCGCCATCTCATCACAGCAGGGCGAGGAAAATACCTGCCCCAATTATTCCCCCTATGAGGGTAGCTAAAAAGTTTGTGTGGTGGTTGTTTATAACTCCCCGGTTTTCAAGCGTTGCACCGAGCAGGCTATCAAGGTTACAACCCACAAACCCGGCAAGTGTTACCGCAAGAAGCATTTCAATTTTTTGGGATGTCAAAAAGACAGCGAAAATGCTTATGATAAATGCCCCGATTAGGGCTATGATTTCACCTTGCCATGATACAGCCCCATTTTCCCCCACATTTGCGGGCTTTAAGGTTGTTATCATCTTTGGAGCTTTACCAAATATCTTCCCCAGCTCACTGGCGAGAGTGTCCGCATTTGCAGTCGCTATTGCGGAAAACGTAGCTGCCCAGAAAACATCTTGCTTGGTGTAGTATTCAACTAGTAAAAATATTACAGCAGCAAGACCATTTCCAAGAACGTTTTGCCAGCTTCTTGTTCCTTTTCCTTCTTGGGCAACTCCTTTTTTGGCCTTTTCTGCAAAACGATACTTCGTAGCAAGAACCCCAAGTATGACAAAGGTAAGTAGCGCTAAAAATGGGAACATTCCTCCAAGTACGATGGTTGCTGCTCCAACAAGCACCGCAGCCATGACACCTTTGCCGTCGAGGGCCTTCAGCTTATATGCCAAAGCGCCTAATAGTGCAATTGCTGCAATAATTGGGATATTCATGAACGCTCACCGCTTATGGTTGTTTTGCTTGCTTCTTTTGTCCATGCGTTTATTAGCTTTTCTTTCAGTTATTGTCGAAAAAAAGAGAGATTTTAGACTAACTCAAATTTGACAACTTCTGTCACAAATGTTACGTCAACTTTCTCCACGTTTTTAAGTTTCCCTGTTATTTCCGTTATTTTTTTCTCAACTTCCTTCATGTCTTTGGGCACCAAAATGTGAACTACCAGATTATGGGCCCCAATGGCTCTCTCTATCACCTTAACATCTTCATCATTTTTCAGAATTTCTATCTGCTCCTCCAAGGGAGTTCCTGGGGTTAGGGTAATTCCTAGTATCACATATATGTATCCAAGTCTGTCAAAATCCGGAATTATTGTGTACTTCTTTATTATCCCCTCTTTTTCTAATCTCTCCAAGCGCCTTGAGACTCTTTGACGGGTTGTGTTTAAATATTCAGCTAGCTGTCTGTAATTTAGTCTTGCATTTTTTGAAAGCAGTTTTATTATCTGTAAATCAAACTTGTCAATTTTTTTCCTCATGTACAACCACCTTAATATATTTTCGTTGTTCATTTATATAAACATTTTCGAAAAATCCGTACCAGATTGATAGTGAATATGGATTTTATCGACTAATAAGTAGCAGGGATTCAGCTCTTGTCACTCCATCTATTTTTGTCTCTTGTGGAATACTTGGAGATGCTCTCAAGGAGGGCTTCTTCTGCATCTATCTCATAGTAGTTCGCTATGCACAAAAGGGCAAACAACACATCACCAAGTTCTTCCTTGACCTTCTGCTTTTCCCCTTTTTCTTTAATGCCCTCAAATTTCAGCATTTCTCTCGACAGCTCTCCGAGCTCTTCAACAACTGCACCCAGCATTTCAAAAGGCTCCCAGTATCCACCAAAGCTTTTTATCACGTTATCTACCTCTCTCTGGAGCCGCTCCATAATCCTCACCCACTAAAAATTAAAGTTTTAGAGGAGCTCTTTTTCCAGCATCTCAACGTATTTCTTAAGCTCCTCAAGGTTTGTTCTGTAGAATCTAAGCTTTCCTTCTCTCCTCTCATGCAGAAGGTTCATTTCTTTAAGTGTTCTAATGTGGTGGCTTATGAGAGTCTGGTCTTGGTTCAGTGCCTTTGCTATCAAGCAAACGCACATCCACCTGTTCTTGAGCATTTTTATTATTCCTGCCCTTATTGGATTTGATAAAACCTTCAAGAAATCCACTAGGTCCCTGGAAAGCTCTGTTTCAATTTCCTCATCTAAATCGAGTATCTCACATGAAGCCAAGCATTTTTGTACAGTTGCTCTCTGCTTTTCGTTTAGAGATTCAATGAGTTCTCTAACTTTCATGGATACTCACCGGAAGGTCTAAGAAAATTAGCATTTATAAAAATTTTCATATGAATTCTAATGTCACTCAACTATTTCT belongs to Thermococcus bergensis and includes:
- a CDS encoding SPOUT family RNA methylase yields the protein MKFLIKTQRGMEAVAANYIKDVLDDAKVWIAPHGYSGLVLVETEDKDAEQKFFEIPEIERAIPVLFEVPATIEDILSVSEQIAAHIKEGESFAVKTKRRGSHKFSSVDVNVALGGKIKELTNAEVDLTFPDKTVLVEIIGDRAYISITGKEEWKKFTPNKIDARKLFKKVTIVQMPYWGDYTACRNFGEKIGRAAQAFEVRELIIAPKEKMNAYELMEFIKGVKVGQESRYQIQREAYPWKVEKVPVSVWDLYQVIRDKRRNKRLLIITDPKGHSVSEVKENLAKDIHYAKEVVVFIGSREGIPRGLFRYADYVIDLAPYMTFATEHGIPAALIALWTIYEEELRKKEEQG
- a CDS encoding DUF92 domain-containing protein, translated to MNIPIIAAIALLGALAYKLKALDGKGVMAAVLVGAATIVLGGMFPFLALLTFVILGVLATKYRFAEKAKKGVAQEGKGTRSWQNVLGNGLAAVIFLLVEYYTKQDVFWAATFSAIATANADTLASELGKIFGKAPKMITTLKPANVGENGAVSWQGEIIALIGAFIISIFAVFLTSQKIEMLLAVTLAGFVGCNLDSLLGATLENRGVINNHHTNFLATLIGGIIGAGIFLALL
- a CDS encoding Lrp/AsnC family transcriptional regulator gives rise to the protein MRKKIDKFDLQIIKLLSKNARLNYRQLAEYLNTTRQRVSRRLERLEKEGIIKKYTIIPDFDRLGYIYVILGITLTPGTPLEEQIEILKNDEDVKVIERAIGAHNLVVHILVPKDMKEVEKKITEITGKLKNVEKVDVTFVTEVVKFELV
- a CDS encoding MazG nucleotide pyrophosphohydrolase domain-containing protein, whose protein sequence is MERLQREVDNVIKSFGGYWEPFEMLGAVVEELGELSREMLKFEGIKEKGEKQKVKEELGDVLFALLCIANYYEIDAEEALLESISKYSTRDKNRWSDKS
- a CDS encoding ArsR/SmtB family transcription factor; the encoded protein is MKVRELIESLNEKQRATVQKCLASCEILDLDEEIETELSRDLVDFLKVLSNPIRAGIIKMLKNRWMCVCLIAKALNQDQTLISHHIRTLKEMNLLHERREGKLRFYRTNLEELKKYVEMLEKELL